The following proteins come from a genomic window of Chlamydiales bacterium:
- a CDS encoding transporter substrate-binding domain-containing protein, translating into MKRILICLLFFFIGCTPSTPKVHFCLIGRDTNWVPLNFDRKTIHINGFTNALIQELNLLEKTNFQIIDVSWDQLLQGLEKKNYTAVLTSLDPNAISKEIYTFSDPFLLTGPVLVTPIDGDIHSLADLENTTVGAYAYDNSVLILQNYPSILIETYQSILNALQAVKEGRLAGALIPHLEAQSFLGTIYDQTLRISTPPLSDQGLRLITLKNQHPNLIKNFNHGLKKLQKNGNYCTLQRRFRLTGK; encoded by the coding sequence ATGAAAAGAATTCTTATCTGTTTACTCTTTTTTTTCATTGGATGCACTCCTTCTACACCAAAGGTTCACTTCTGTTTGATTGGTCGGGATACTAATTGGGTCCCTTTAAATTTTGATCGAAAAACGATTCACATTAATGGATTTACAAATGCTCTTATTCAAGAGTTAAATTTACTTGAAAAGACAAATTTTCAAATTATAGATGTGAGCTGGGATCAACTTTTGCAAGGCCTAGAGAAAAAAAACTATACTGCTGTTTTAACCTCTCTTGACCCCAATGCAATCAGCAAAGAGATCTATACCTTTTCTGATCCTTTCCTATTAACTGGTCCGGTTCTTGTTACCCCAATCGATGGAGATATCCATTCTCTAGCTGATTTGGAAAATACTACCGTAGGAGCTTATGCGTATGATAATTCTGTCTTAATTCTACAAAACTATCCCTCAATCTTAATTGAAACCTATCAATCAATACTAAATGCTCTCCAAGCAGTTAAAGAGGGAAGGTTAGCAGGGGCTCTGATCCCTCATCTTGAGGCACAATCTTTTCTTGGGACAATTTATGATCAAACGCTCAGAATTTCTACTCCGCCTCTGTCAGATCAGGGATTGCGTTTAATCACATTGAAAAACCAACACCCGAATTTAATAAAAAATTTTAATCATGGTTTGAAAAAGCTTCAAAAAAATGGCAATTATTGTACATTACAAAGACGATTTCGTCTAACTGGAAAGTAA
- the carA gene encoding glutamine-hydrolyzing carbamoyl-phosphate synthase small subunit, producing the protein MKKHYLLLQNGKIFVGTAPDWQEGKIFHGEVVFTTGMCGYYENLTDPSFTGQILVFTYPLIGNYGVADRKYWESQKIHVAGVIVSESCVKWNHHQGLRSLQDWLEKESIPLLSEVDTRELAKVLRVEGTLLGAMADQQKTVTFKDPNLENMVAKVSIPNKIFYGKGKKRVIAVDCGMKDSMIFYLQKFPIEIIRVPYNYDYSEETFDGIFLSNGPGDPAKCVETIAILKKVMERKTPIFGVCLGSQLLALAAGAKTYKLPFGHRGQNQPCINLETRKCYVTSQNHGFAINENTLPKDWKIIFRNLNDGSVEGFGHAFLPFYTVQFHPEASPGPTDTRWFFDRFYACLVKEL; encoded by the coding sequence ATGAAAAAACACTATTTGCTTTTGCAAAATGGAAAAATTTTTGTAGGGACAGCTCCAGATTGGCAAGAAGGAAAGATATTTCATGGAGAAGTCGTCTTTACGACTGGAATGTGTGGATACTATGAAAATTTGACCGATCCTTCTTTTACGGGACAAATTCTTGTCTTTACCTACCCACTGATTGGAAACTATGGAGTGGCTGATCGGAAATATTGGGAATCTCAAAAGATTCATGTCGCAGGCGTTATTGTTAGTGAAAGCTGTGTCAAATGGAATCATCATCAAGGTTTGAGATCTCTTCAAGATTGGCTTGAAAAAGAGAGTATTCCTCTACTTAGTGAAGTGGATACACGAGAATTAGCCAAAGTTTTGCGCGTAGAAGGAACCCTTTTAGGAGCCATGGCTGATCAACAAAAAACTGTGACTTTCAAAGATCCTAATTTAGAAAATATGGTCGCTAAAGTCTCTATTCCGAATAAAATTTTTTATGGAAAAGGGAAAAAGCGCGTTATTGCAGTAGATTGTGGAATGAAAGATAGTATGATCTTTTATCTTCAAAAATTCCCTATTGAAATTATCCGAGTTCCCTACAATTATGATTACTCAGAAGAGACATTTGATGGCATCTTTCTTTCTAACGGACCAGGTGATCCTGCTAAATGTGTTGAGACGATTGCGATTCTTAAAAAAGTGATGGAGAGAAAGACACCAATTTTTGGCGTTTGTTTAGGTTCTCAACTACTTGCACTCGCAGCAGGAGCGAAGACTTATAAGCTCCCATTTGGTCATCGGGGTCAAAATCAGCCTTGTATCAATCTTGAAACAAGAAAATGTTATGTTACCAGTCAAAATCATGGCTTTGCAATCAATGAAAACACATTGCCAAAAGATTGGAAAATCATTTTTCGAAATTTAAATGATGGATCAGTGGAAGGATTTGGTCACGCTTTTCTTCCTTTTTACACAGTTCAGTTCCATCCAGAAGCATCTCCTGGGCCAACTGACACTCGTTGGTTTTTTGATAGGTTTTATGCATGTCTAGTAAAAGAATTATAG
- the sthA gene encoding Si-specific NAD(P)(+) transhydrogenase, whose product MDKYDLIVIGTGPAGEKAAVKAAYFHYKVAIIEKAIRYGGAGVNTGTLPSKTLKETSLYLSGKYDQGLYGIDRNIEEAMSIKTFMYRKNWIIETESNAVRNNLIRHGVDIYHGEASFLDANTIKITKEEETILLKASYIIIATGSYPFHPKTIPFDGVRIHDSDMILNITHYPLSLAVLGAGVIGCEYATIFSTSGTKVSLINRNENILPFIDQQIVRNFIESMQNDHIDLLFNQSIAKIEPPSKPEEKVKLIFKSGGVLSTDMFLFAAGRNGNTKALHLDRIGITVTSRETIPINENYQTVVPNIYAVGDVIGFPALASAGMDQGRIAVAHIFHTKDIEEIARIFPYGIYTIPEISTAGISEEEAKQKGFAYATGVAYHKDMPRGKIMGIEKGLLKLIFSRDDLVVQGVHIIGPLATELIHHGVGLIEGKRTILDIIGKVYNHPTLHDLYKYAAYDGLGNVSGYKIK is encoded by the coding sequence ATGGATAAATATGATCTCATTGTGATTGGAACGGGACCTGCTGGAGAAAAAGCGGCTGTAAAAGCCGCTTATTTCCATTATAAAGTTGCAATTATCGAAAAAGCCATCCGATATGGCGGAGCTGGAGTGAATACGGGCACCCTGCCTTCAAAAACTTTAAAAGAAACCTCGCTCTATCTATCTGGTAAGTATGATCAAGGATTATATGGAATTGACCGAAATATTGAAGAAGCGATGTCGATTAAGACTTTCATGTATAGGAAGAATTGGATTATTGAAACAGAATCAAATGCAGTGCGTAATAACCTAATACGCCATGGAGTGGATATTTATCATGGAGAGGCCTCTTTTCTTGATGCTAATACAATTAAAATCACAAAAGAAGAAGAGACGATCCTTTTAAAAGCCTCTTATATTATTATTGCAACTGGATCCTATCCTTTTCATCCCAAGACCATTCCTTTTGATGGAGTAAGGATTCATGATTCCGATATGATTCTTAACATCACACATTATCCTCTCTCTCTTGCTGTCTTGGGTGCTGGAGTGATTGGATGTGAATATGCAACAATTTTTTCAACTTCTGGAACAAAAGTCTCTTTAATTAATAGAAATGAAAATATTCTTCCTTTCATTGATCAGCAAATTGTCAGAAATTTTATTGAATCAATGCAAAATGATCATATTGATCTACTTTTCAACCAATCAATTGCAAAAATTGAACCCCCTTCTAAACCTGAAGAGAAGGTAAAATTGATCTTTAAATCGGGTGGTGTTTTAAGTACAGATATGTTTCTATTTGCTGCAGGACGTAATGGAAATACAAAAGCTCTTCATCTCGATAGAATCGGAATTACGGTCACCTCAAGAGAAACAATTCCTATCAATGAAAATTATCAAACAGTAGTACCGAATATCTATGCAGTTGGAGATGTCATTGGTTTCCCTGCTCTTGCTAGTGCAGGCATGGATCAAGGACGTATTGCTGTAGCACATATTTTTCACACCAAGGACATCGAAGAAATTGCTCGCATCTTCCCTTATGGAATTTATACAATCCCTGAAATTTCAACTGCAGGAATTTCTGAAGAAGAGGCTAAACAGAAAGGCTTCGCTTATGCGACTGGAGTGGCTTACCATAAAGATATGCCACGCGGGAAAATTATGGGTATAGAAAAGGGATTATTAAAACTTATCTTTTCTCGTGATGACCTTGTGGTTCAAGGTGTGCATATTATTGGTCCTTTAGCCACAGAATTAATTCATCACGGTGTCGGGTTGATTGAAGGGAAAAGGACTATTCTTGACATCATAGGTAAGGTTTACAACCATCCTACGTTGCACGATTTGTATAAATATGCTGCTTATGATGGTCTGGGAAATGTGTCAGGATACAAGATCAAGTAA
- a CDS encoding ABC transporter substrate-binding protein has translation MKKSTLIKSLFEVGLLILFALLYWSSILIEEDIKAMRLEMKQLKFDLSRLGQKIDSSKLSEVKKNSFQTNATFSNILQEDPYFAKILPNLIGEDFEPKGVVKEAMISQPDNLHPFNPFWNVFQLYSLCTVRLGDHTFGKYETLASDMALRIEARPRNDLPDTQEYWVFLREDVYWHPLNPAHFPSSLKLDPHFFEKHPVTSYDFKFAYDAVMNPYVSEGKAVALRTYFVDIEEFKVIDEYTFVIRWKPYETPNHEMKVKYTSLNLMAGLQPLPCFVYQYFADGIKIIEDSSDKDVYQKNSIWAQNFSQHWAKNVIVSCGPYLFDGMNDEGIQLKRNPDYYNPYKVLVEGIYYRFKESTDAIWQDFKTGKVDLCHLASNQLPELERFLGSEEYAQQKAQGDEIKFIDYVDLSFYYLGWNTIKPFFSNPKLRKAMTLAIDRKRIIEQNLNDMAIHINGPFFRYSPSYDETIPLPPFNPDEACALLDAEDWIDSDGDGVREKFIDGQKVLFQFKLFYFVKNLSSKIIAEYISSALREVGVECQLAGLDLADLSRQFHDKSFDAIFMGWKIGFPPEDPSPIWHSTGAKKKGSPNAIGFASPEIDAIIESLNYEYDIEKRLLLYHKFHREIDQEAPYTFLYTPKIRLLYREYIKNIFIPRERDDLIPGANISEPNIELIWIEK, from the coding sequence ATGAAAAAATCGACGCTCATAAAAAGCCTTTTCGAAGTTGGACTTCTTATTCTATTCGCTCTTCTTTACTGGTCTTCTATTTTAATTGAAGAAGATATAAAAGCTATGCGTTTAGAAATGAAACAACTCAAATTCGATCTCTCGCGTTTAGGACAAAAGATAGACTCTTCAAAACTATCAGAAGTTAAAAAAAATTCCTTTCAGACAAATGCTACCTTTTCCAATATCCTCCAAGAAGATCCTTATTTTGCAAAAATACTCCCTAATCTAATTGGGGAAGATTTTGAACCCAAAGGTGTGGTGAAGGAAGCAATGATTAGCCAACCTGATAATCTCCATCCCTTTAATCCATTCTGGAATGTTTTTCAACTATACTCTCTCTGCACAGTGCGATTAGGAGATCATACATTCGGCAAATATGAAACACTAGCTTCAGATATGGCTCTTCGTATTGAAGCTCGTCCTCGTAATGACCTTCCTGATACCCAAGAGTACTGGGTATTTTTAAGAGAAGATGTTTACTGGCATCCTCTTAACCCAGCTCACTTCCCTAGTTCTTTGAAACTTGATCCTCATTTCTTTGAGAAACACCCTGTGACATCTTATGATTTCAAATTTGCTTACGATGCAGTCATGAATCCTTACGTATCTGAAGGTAAGGCTGTTGCACTTAGAACTTATTTTGTTGATATCGAAGAATTCAAAGTGATTGATGAGTATACATTTGTGATAAGATGGAAACCCTACGAAACACCAAATCATGAAATGAAGGTAAAATACACTTCTCTAAATCTGATGGCTGGTTTACAGCCTCTTCCTTGCTTTGTCTATCAATATTTTGCAGATGGAATCAAGATTATAGAAGATAGTAGTGATAAGGATGTCTATCAGAAAAATTCAATTTGGGCACAAAATTTTTCTCAACATTGGGCCAAAAATGTGATTGTAAGCTGTGGGCCATATCTTTTCGATGGAATGAATGATGAAGGTATTCAGCTAAAACGCAATCCAGATTATTACAATCCTTACAAGGTACTTGTAGAAGGCATTTACTATCGTTTTAAAGAGAGCACAGATGCAATATGGCAAGATTTCAAAACAGGAAAAGTGGATTTATGTCACCTGGCTTCTAATCAATTACCAGAGCTTGAAAGATTTTTAGGGAGCGAAGAATATGCACAACAAAAAGCACAGGGAGATGAAATTAAATTTATCGATTACGTAGATCTGAGTTTTTACTATTTAGGATGGAATACAATTAAACCTTTTTTTTCTAACCCTAAGTTACGTAAAGCAATGACCTTAGCAATTGATAGAAAACGCATTATTGAACAAAATTTAAATGATATGGCCATACATATCAATGGCCCCTTTTTTCGATACTCTCCTTCATATGATGAAACCATTCCTCTTCCTCCTTTTAATCCAGATGAAGCTTGTGCACTTTTGGATGCTGAAGATTGGATTGATAGTGATGGAGATGGAGTGCGTGAAAAATTCATTGATGGTCAAAAAGTCCTCTTTCAATTCAAACTTTTCTATTTTGTCAAAAACCTCTCATCAAAAATTATTGCTGAGTATATTAGCTCAGCTTTACGTGAAGTTGGAGTTGAATGTCAATTGGCTGGACTCGATCTTGCTGATCTTTCACGTCAATTCCATGATAAAAGTTTTGATGCGATTTTTATGGGATGGAAAATTGGATTTCCCCCAGAAGATCCGAGTCCGATTTGGCACTCCACAGGAGCAAAAAAGAAAGGTTCCCCAAATGCGATTGGTTTTGCTTCTCCTGAGATCGATGCAATCATTGAGTCGCTAAATTATGAGTATGATATAGAAAAACGCCTTCTTCTTTATCATAAATTTCATCGAGAAATTGATCAAGAGGCTCCCTATACTTTTCTCTACACTCCTAAAATTCGTCTTCTCTATCGAGAATATATTAAAAATATCTTTATTCCTAGGGAAAGAGATGATTTAATTCCAGGTGCAAATATTTCTGAGCCGAATATAGAACTGATTTGGATAGAAAAGTGA
- the hemH gene encoding ferrochelatase codes for MTAYLIVNFGGPRSLAEIEPFLSALLTDRDVVRTYFPRFINNYLFRKIAKKRALRITADYKLIGGKSPIYEDTEYIADALSQKLKAPVLTFHRYLPSTHEDSLKAIETLQTKEIRVFPMFPQFTYATTGSIARLFQSKLSVKTLNKLKWVKSYPSHPAFIRAIQNLIISFLEAHDLNEEEVFFFFSAHGLPKEFIDQGDLYAYECNLSFENLISKFQKGEGLLAYQSKFGPGEWLRPYTQDICEQIEKYHKGRHHILFVPISFTSDHIETLFEIEQQYLPIIREQGLLAYRLPALNRQPEWIEAITDILDPFTPNSNAMLIRNQSNSKIR; via the coding sequence ATGACAGCCTATCTGATTGTAAATTTTGGAGGACCACGTTCATTAGCCGAAATTGAACCATTCTTATCGGCTCTTTTGACTGATCGAGATGTGGTGCGAACCTATTTTCCCCGATTCATCAATAATTATCTCTTTAGAAAAATTGCCAAAAAACGCGCATTAAGGATCACAGCTGATTACAAATTGATTGGAGGAAAATCTCCTATCTATGAAGACACTGAATATATTGCAGATGCATTAAGTCAAAAATTAAAGGCTCCAGTACTTACTTTCCACCGCTATCTGCCTTCAACTCATGAAGATTCTTTAAAAGCTATTGAGACTCTTCAAACCAAAGAGATTCGTGTTTTCCCCATGTTCCCGCAATTTACCTACGCAACAACTGGGAGTATTGCTCGCCTTTTCCAAAGTAAATTGTCTGTAAAAACACTTAATAAACTTAAGTGGGTTAAGTCTTACCCTTCACATCCAGCATTTATTAGGGCAATCCAAAATTTAATTATTAGCTTTTTAGAAGCTCATGATCTTAATGAGGAAGAGGTCTTTTTTTTCTTTTCAGCTCATGGGCTTCCAAAAGAGTTTATAGATCAAGGAGATCTCTATGCTTATGAATGTAATCTTTCTTTTGAAAATTTAATTTCTAAATTTCAGAAAGGAGAAGGATTATTAGCATACCAATCAAAATTTGGTCCAGGTGAGTGGCTGCGTCCTTATACTCAAGATATTTGTGAGCAAATTGAGAAGTATCACAAAGGACGCCACCATATTTTATTTGTTCCTATTAGCTTCACATCAGATCATATTGAGACTCTTTTTGAGATTGAACAGCAGTATTTACCGATTATTCGAGAACAGGGTCTCTTAGCTTATCGGCTTCCAGCTTTAAATCGTCAGCCTGAATGGATCGAAGCGATTACTGACATTTTAGATCCATTCACTCCCAATTCGAATGCTATGTTGATTCGCAACCAATCAAATTCAAAAATAAGGTAA
- a CDS encoding ABC transporter permease subunit produces MNRYNYWNLVWQDFRKSKKGLLALYLLGVFFLVGLYAPLFASGKPLLVLWQGKVYSPLLRYLFYPGYYTKSIDLFYNLFMFTFPVAILGGWIFKKKVRSFFFIVLAFLHCMIFGCILSGMIKNPERESRLQPSLKEALAARKIYREDPLLTPYEPLLTWNFELKHLSSYHQLNLLLKHWQRQTQEKKLMPYIQKYQTDTGREPPILSVSTKHYQNQLKQDLKKKIDTTTELYQKSLDQLPFLIHAYTPHSHAYIMAKYLLEHASSEEHEKTLNHYQQVIDASYDVRTPLIQTLNRIAIHRKAIESLTYLEDKEQWLESENPHFQVLIPPFLRNFHWEEDAGGSQRLNSYLPIWELTRVNRKDLFASLLFGIRVSLMIGLTAVGLSLLIGVPLGMVAGYFGGKCDLIVCRFIEIWETMPTFLMLLLIVSIMHKKSIFLIVIVLGIFGWTTFCRFIRAETLKQRILPYVIACKSLGYPHRKIMFSHILPNAIPPVLTILSFSMMAAITSEAGISFLGLGEEKSTSWGMLMEEGRAMFPSESYLLWPPAILLTLLLVSIAIVGDTLRDAIDPKMRH; encoded by the coding sequence ATGAATCGATATAATTATTGGAACTTAGTCTGGCAAGATTTTAGAAAAAGTAAAAAAGGTCTGTTGGCTCTTTATCTTCTTGGAGTATTTTTTCTTGTTGGCCTTTATGCTCCCTTATTTGCTTCTGGAAAACCTCTCCTCGTTCTCTGGCAAGGAAAGGTGTATTCACCACTATTACGCTATCTTTTCTATCCCGGGTATTATACTAAATCGATTGACCTGTTTTATAATTTATTTATGTTTACTTTTCCTGTTGCTATTTTAGGTGGTTGGATCTTTAAAAAAAAAGTGAGGAGTTTTTTTTTTATTGTTTTAGCTTTCCTCCATTGCATGATATTTGGATGTATTCTATCTGGGATGATAAAAAATCCAGAAAGAGAATCTAGGTTACAGCCTTCTCTTAAAGAAGCATTAGCAGCAAGAAAAATCTATCGAGAAGATCCTCTACTGACTCCTTATGAACCTCTACTTACCTGGAACTTTGAGCTAAAACATCTCTCTTCTTATCATCAATTAAATCTCCTGCTAAAACACTGGCAAAGGCAGACACAGGAAAAAAAACTCATGCCGTATATTCAAAAATACCAGACAGATACTGGGCGGGAACCCCCTATTCTTTCAGTAAGTACAAAACATTATCAGAATCAATTAAAGCAAGATTTGAAAAAAAAAATTGATACCACTACTGAACTCTATCAAAAAAGCCTCGATCAACTTCCATTCTTAATACATGCTTACACACCTCATTCTCATGCCTATATTATGGCAAAGTACCTATTAGAACATGCCTCTTCAGAAGAGCATGAAAAGACTCTGAATCATTACCAACAAGTCATTGATGCATCTTATGATGTACGAACTCCCCTTATTCAAACACTTAATCGTATTGCAATACATAGAAAAGCGATTGAATCGCTGACCTACCTAGAAGATAAAGAACAATGGCTGGAAAGTGAAAATCCTCATTTCCAGGTATTGATTCCTCCTTTCTTACGAAATTTTCATTGGGAAGAAGATGCTGGTGGATCACAAAGATTAAATAGTTATCTACCCATTTGGGAGCTAACACGAGTGAATAGAAAAGATTTATTTGCCAGTCTCTTATTTGGAATTCGAGTCTCTTTGATGATTGGTCTCACTGCGGTTGGTCTTTCTTTGCTGATTGGCGTCCCTCTAGGAATGGTTGCTGGATATTTCGGAGGAAAATGTGACCTTATTGTCTGTCGTTTTATTGAAATTTGGGAAACAATGCCGACATTTCTTATGCTTCTACTTATTGTGTCTATTATGCACAAGAAATCTATTTTCCTAATTGTCATAGTCTTGGGTATTTTTGGATGGACAACTTTTTGCCGTTTCATTCGTGCTGAAACACTTAAACAGCGTATATTACCCTATGTCATCGCCTGCAAAAGTCTTGGCTATCCGCATCGAAAAATTATGTTTTCTCATATTCTTCCAAATGCGATTCCTCCAGTTTTAACGATCCTTTCTTTTTCTATGATGGCTGCAATTACGAGTGAAGCAGGAATATCTTTTCTTGGCTTAGGTGAAGAAAAGTCTACCTCTTGGGGAATGTTAATGGAGGAAGGACGTGCAATGTTTCCTAGTGAAAGTTACCTCCTTTGGCCCCCTGCCATTCTCTTAACACTCCTGCTAGTCAGTATTGCAATTGTTGGTGATACACTCCGAGATGCAATCGATCCAAAAATGCGCCATTAA
- a CDS encoding ABC transporter permease has translation MIAYIVRRILLLPLTLFVIILVNFIILNLAPGDPIHQANMSTTGEASYSSTNGGMVDENQYLTFREHYGLTLPMLFNTWPSLSRDKIHQGLDQIINAKKEGNTQNYYALKTRWGDRAKFIMAYLLNEALDNHNSFTKRQIAANLFIRGGIRQGYVGATLSSQNRIKNQKIANTNLTLSELHILEDDTIEELNRKVSQLAAWFQDKRAKTEERTDGWRKIEIFLFHTRFFRYLNRIFTLNFGTLRNDNNKTVISEVTKRVKYSLTLTLIPMLITFVLCQIFGMVMALMQNQWPDYLLNILFLILFAIPIFVAAPFLIEKIALHHTFLFTKVPMPHSGFHSPLEIYQTYTSPERLADISLHLFLPLIAVIYGNLAIQSRLSRTAFLEVLHQDHVRTARAKGLKRMRILFHHVARNGSITIITSLTASLGIVLGGSLIIETIFEINGFGRFFYVAILNRDYNVILFSAFAGSLLTLIGYFLADIAYTVLDPRISLE, from the coding sequence GTGATCGCTTATATTGTACGCCGTATCCTTTTGCTACCTCTCACACTTTTTGTAATCATTCTTGTGAATTTTATCATTTTAAATTTAGCTCCTGGTGATCCAATTCACCAGGCGAATATGAGTACAACTGGGGAAGCAAGTTACAGTAGTACCAACGGAGGGATGGTAGATGAAAATCAATATCTCACCTTTCGCGAACATTATGGCTTAACTCTTCCAATGCTTTTTAATACTTGGCCTTCTCTTTCCAGAGATAAAATTCATCAAGGGCTTGATCAAATCATCAATGCAAAAAAAGAAGGAAATACTCAAAACTATTATGCATTAAAAACTCGCTGGGGAGACCGAGCTAAATTTATTATGGCTTATCTTTTAAATGAAGCACTAGATAACCATAACTCTTTTACAAAACGCCAGATAGCAGCTAACCTCTTTATCCGAGGAGGAATTCGTCAAGGATATGTTGGAGCCACTCTTTCATCACAAAATCGCATAAAAAATCAAAAAATCGCTAATACCAATTTAACATTAAGCGAATTACATATTCTAGAAGACGATACTATCGAAGAACTGAATCGAAAAGTATCTCAACTAGCAGCATGGTTTCAAGATAAAAGAGCAAAAACAGAAGAAAGAACAGATGGATGGAGAAAAATAGAAATCTTTTTATTTCACACACGTTTTTTTCGCTATTTAAATCGCATTTTTACTCTTAATTTTGGCACACTAAGGAATGATAATAATAAAACTGTTATCAGTGAAGTTACAAAACGAGTCAAATATTCACTGACTCTTACCCTGATTCCCATGCTGATCACATTTGTGCTCTGCCAAATTTTTGGAATGGTCATGGCATTAATGCAAAATCAATGGCCCGACTACCTATTAAATATTCTCTTTTTGATCCTATTCGCTATTCCTATTTTTGTCGCTGCTCCCTTTTTGATTGAAAAAATTGCTTTACATCATACATTCTTATTTACTAAAGTTCCTATGCCTCATAGTGGGTTCCATAGTCCCTTAGAAATCTACCAAACTTATACATCACCAGAAAGATTAGCTGATATTTCTCTCCATCTGTTTTTACCCTTAATCGCTGTGATCTATGGAAACCTAGCGATCCAATCTCGTCTTTCAAGAACAGCCTTTTTAGAAGTACTCCATCAAGATCATGTGCGCACAGCTCGTGCAAAAGGGCTAAAAAGAATGCGTATTCTTTTTCACCATGTTGCACGCAATGGATCTATTACGATTATCACCTCCCTAACTGCTTCTCTTGGAATAGTGCTTGGAGGTTCGTTAATTATAGAAACTATTTTTGAAATTAATGGATTTGGACGGTTCTTTTATGTTGCTATTTTAAATAGAGATTATAATGTTATCCTCTTTTCAGCTTTTGCAGGATCATTATTGACACTCATTGGATATTTTCTTGCTGACATTGCTTATACAGTGCTTGACCCAAGGATTAGTTTAGAATGA